From a region of the Agrobacterium tumefaciens genome:
- a CDS encoding ferredoxin family protein, producing the protein MTYVVTDNCIRCKYTDCVEVCPVDCFYEGENFLAINPDECIDCGVCEPECPAEAIKPDTEPGLDKWLKLNAEYAAVWPNITVKRDPMPEAKEMDGVEGKLELYFSAEAGQGD; encoded by the coding sequence ATGACGTATGTCGTGACCGATAATTGCATCCGCTGCAAATATACCGACTGTGTTGAAGTCTGCCCCGTCGATTGTTTCTACGAAGGCGAAAACTTCCTTGCCATCAATCCTGACGAATGCATCGACTGCGGCGTGTGCGAACCGGAATGTCCCGCCGAGGCCATCAAGCCCGATACGGAGCCAGGTCTCGACAAGTGGTTGAAGCTGAACGCCGAATATGCCGCCGTCTGGCCCAACATCACCGTCAAGCGCGATCCCATGCCGGAAGCCAAGGAAATGGATGGCGTGGAAGGCAAGCTGGAGCTTTACTTCTCCGCTGAAGCCGGTCAGGGCGACTAA
- a CDS encoding DNA polymerase III subunit delta, translating to MTEIKSHEFERFAENPAERFRIFVIYGPDRGLVSERAGLIAKKTGIDPDDAFASLKLSASDLQGDPGRLLDEVNAIGLFGGEKLVWVKNAAAEKALVDALQVLAETPPEASFLIIEAGDLKKGTGLRKIAEPARSIAAIPCYADDARALNALIDQELSGDNLRIAPAARQRLIESLGGDRIASRNEIRKLALYGRGMEVIEEDDVMAIIGDASAISTDDAVDAILKGDRNAFFHATQKIIASKTPIFLVLQGCLKQFQLLDQMRAEMDEKKLQAGQVMQTLGRHIHFRRKPVIERALRTWQPAAIAREMNRLQAAILQSRQRQSLEESVALLTLLATTLQSGRSG from the coding sequence ATGACGGAAATAAAGTCTCATGAATTCGAGCGCTTCGCCGAAAACCCGGCGGAGCGTTTTCGCATTTTTGTGATTTATGGCCCTGATCGCGGTCTTGTCTCCGAACGCGCAGGCCTCATTGCCAAGAAAACGGGCATTGATCCCGATGATGCTTTCGCGTCGTTGAAACTGAGTGCTTCCGATCTTCAGGGCGATCCGGGCCGGCTTCTCGATGAAGTCAATGCCATCGGGCTGTTCGGCGGAGAGAAACTCGTCTGGGTCAAGAACGCGGCGGCCGAAAAAGCGCTCGTTGATGCGCTTCAGGTTCTTGCCGAAACACCGCCGGAGGCAAGCTTCCTGATTATTGAAGCGGGCGACCTCAAGAAGGGAACGGGACTGCGCAAGATCGCCGAGCCCGCCCGGTCGATCGCCGCGATCCCCTGCTACGCCGACGATGCCCGTGCTCTTAATGCCCTGATCGACCAGGAACTGTCCGGAGACAATCTGCGCATCGCACCCGCTGCACGCCAGCGCCTCATTGAATCGCTCGGCGGCGACCGCATTGCCTCCCGCAATGAGATCCGCAAGCTCGCACTTTACGGCCGTGGCATGGAGGTGATTGAGGAAGACGACGTGATGGCGATCATCGGCGATGCCAGCGCGATTTCGACCGACGATGCCGTCGATGCCATCCTGAAAGGTGATCGAAACGCCTTCTTCCATGCGACGCAGAAGATCATTGCGTCGAAGACGCCGATTTTCCTTGTCCTTCAAGGCTGCCTGAAACAGTTTCAGCTTCTGGACCAGATGCGCGCGGAAATGGATGAGAAAAAACTGCAGGCCGGACAGGTCATGCAGACACTTGGACGGCACATTCATTTTCGTCGTAAACCGGTGATCGAAAGAGCGCTGCGCACGTGGCAACCAGCGGCGATCGCCAGGGAAATGAACCGTTTGCAGGCGGCTATCCTGCAAAGCCGCCAGCGACAAAGCCTGGAGGAAAGCGTGGCCTTGCTGACGCTGCTCGCAACGACGCTGCAATCGGGTCGATCCGGATAA
- a CDS encoding RNA-binding S4 domain-containing protein — MGSKEQSPESTRQRLDKWLFFARMAKSRSVAQGYIQSGLVRVNDTVIRHSSHMVKAGDRLDIRFERMDRVLIVKGGGERRGPFEEAKLLYDDITPPREPGERITHLEQAMRLPGSGRPTKKERRALDKFISDAGEDRD; from the coding sequence ATGGGAAGCAAGGAACAGTCACCGGAAAGTACGCGCCAGCGTCTGGACAAGTGGCTGTTCTTTGCTCGCATGGCCAAATCCCGATCGGTTGCCCAGGGCTATATCCAGTCCGGTCTGGTACGGGTAAACGATACGGTCATCCGCCACTCCAGTCACATGGTCAAGGCGGGCGACAGACTGGACATTCGCTTCGAGCGGATGGATCGCGTGCTGATCGTGAAAGGTGGCGGAGAGCGCCGCGGGCCTTTCGAGGAAGCAAAGCTCCTTTACGACGACATCACGCCGCCCCGCGAGCCGGGAGAGCGGATAACGCATCTCGAGCAGGCAATGCGACTGCCGGGCTCCGGGCGCCCGACGAAAAAAGAGCGCCGTGCGCTCGACAAGTTCATTTCAGACGCTGGCGAAGACCGCGATTAG
- a CDS encoding helicase has protein sequence MILSGRGVTAVLGPTNTGKTHYAIERMVAHGSGVIGLPLRLLAREVYTRLVEKVGAANVALITGEEKIAPPKAKYSVCTVEAMPRETNAAFVAIDEVQLAGDLERGHIFTDRVLHLRGREETLLLGAGTMRPILEKLLPGIVVVERPRLSQLFYAGQKKITRLPQRTAIVAFSADEVYAIAELVRRQRGGAAVVLGALSPRTRNAQVGLYQSGDVEYLVATDAIGMGLNLDVDHVAFAQDRKFDGYQFRNLNPAEMGQIAGRAGRHLRDGTFGVTGRVDPFDDELVERIETHQFDAVKVLQWRTKNFDFSSIGNLRLSLDAAPTIQGLSRALPAIDQQALEYLSRYPEIIDVTTSPERVEKLWEACALPDYRRIAPAQHADLISTLYFDLVKRGTVNEDFMAEQVRRADRTDGEIDTLSARIAQIRTWTYVSNRPGWLADPTHWQEKTREIEDRLSDALHERLTKRFVDRRTSVLMRRLRENAMLEAEISVNGDVFVEGHHVGQLAGFRFTPAPGTEGPDQKAVQSAAQKALALEFEARAARLHASGNGDLALSSDGLVRWLGEPVARLAAGDNIMKPRVILLADDQLTGNARDHAVARVERFVNHQIATVLKPLDDISRAEDLQGLAKGLAFQLVENLGVLFRRDVAEEVKSLDQDMRASMRRYGVRFGAYHVFLPALLKPAPAELVTLLWALKNDGLGKPGYGDLIPVLAAGRTSVVTDPSFERMFYKLAGFRFLGKRAVRIDILERLADLIRPLLQWKPGQQLRPEGAYDGRRFTTTTAMLSILGATLDDMEEILKGLGYRADQVTAEEAQAFLASQSGEPAKADDAGAVDAAEAAHDDADPQDASEGEAVAEAPAAEVAVAEAPAADASAGEVAEPKPVLLWRPGGRNENQRGENRRPGNRGQGREQGGREQGERRGEGRRDNREASNGGDGERKRDGGRPDRGNRNDRNDRGERKDRPDRNDRGGKPQQGQRFEAKPPRKEKPLDPDSPFAKLAALKEQLKK, from the coding sequence ATGATCCTGAGCGGCCGCGGTGTCACGGCCGTTCTCGGCCCCACCAATACCGGCAAGACGCATTACGCCATCGAGCGCATGGTCGCGCATGGTAGTGGTGTCATCGGTCTTCCGCTGCGATTGCTGGCGCGGGAAGTCTATACGCGTCTGGTTGAAAAAGTGGGCGCTGCCAATGTCGCGCTGATCACCGGCGAAGAAAAGATCGCTCCCCCCAAGGCAAAATATTCTGTCTGTACCGTCGAGGCGATGCCGCGTGAGACAAATGCTGCCTTCGTAGCGATCGATGAGGTCCAGCTCGCCGGTGATCTGGAGCGCGGACACATTTTCACCGATCGGGTGCTTCATCTGCGGGGGCGGGAAGAAACACTGCTTCTGGGCGCCGGTACGATGCGGCCGATACTGGAAAAACTGCTGCCGGGCATTGTTGTGGTCGAGCGCCCGCGCTTGTCGCAACTTTTTTATGCGGGTCAGAAAAAGATCACCCGTTTGCCGCAACGCACGGCCATCGTGGCGTTTTCCGCCGATGAGGTCTATGCGATTGCCGAACTGGTGCGCCGGCAGCGCGGCGGCGCGGCCGTTGTTCTCGGCGCGCTTTCGCCGCGTACGCGCAACGCGCAGGTTGGTCTCTATCAATCCGGCGACGTCGAATATCTCGTTGCGACCGACGCTATCGGCATGGGGCTCAATCTTGATGTCGATCACGTCGCTTTTGCGCAGGATCGCAAATTCGACGGTTATCAGTTTCGCAATCTCAATCCGGCTGAAATGGGTCAGATCGCCGGTCGTGCCGGTCGCCATCTCCGGGATGGGACCTTTGGCGTTACCGGCCGTGTAGATCCTTTCGATGATGAACTGGTGGAGCGCATTGAGACGCATCAGTTCGATGCCGTCAAAGTGCTGCAATGGCGAACCAAGAATTTCGATTTTTCGTCGATCGGCAATCTGCGTTTGAGTCTTGATGCCGCACCGACCATTCAGGGACTGTCGCGTGCGCTCCCAGCCATCGACCAGCAGGCACTCGAATATCTGTCGCGATATCCCGAGATCATCGACGTTACGACCAGCCCCGAACGGGTGGAAAAGTTGTGGGAGGCCTGTGCGCTTCCGGACTATCGTCGCATTGCACCTGCCCAGCACGCCGATCTGATCTCGACACTCTATTTCGACCTCGTCAAACGCGGTACTGTGAATGAAGATTTCATGGCCGAACAGGTGCGCCGGGCGGACCGCACTGATGGAGAGATCGATACGCTGTCTGCAAGGATTGCGCAGATCAGAACATGGACTTATGTATCGAACCGCCCAGGATGGCTTGCCGATCCGACACACTGGCAAGAAAAGACTCGGGAAATCGAAGATCGATTGTCCGATGCGCTACATGAAAGGTTGACGAAACGCTTTGTTGATCGCAGGACATCTGTGCTCATGAGGCGCCTGAGAGAGAATGCGATGCTTGAAGCTGAAATCAGTGTGAATGGTGATGTCTTCGTAGAAGGTCATCACGTCGGCCAGTTGGCCGGGTTCCGGTTTACGCCGGCACCGGGAACGGAAGGGCCGGATCAGAAGGCCGTACAGTCTGCGGCGCAAAAGGCGCTTGCGCTAGAATTCGAGGCGCGTGCTGCGCGTCTGCATGCCAGCGGCAATGGCGACCTTGCTTTAAGCTCCGATGGCCTCGTGCGCTGGTTGGGCGAGCCGGTGGCGCGTCTTGCTGCGGGCGACAATATCATGAAGCCGCGGGTCATCCTGCTGGCTGACGATCAGTTGACGGGCAATGCCCGTGACCATGCGGTGGCGCGTGTCGAACGTTTCGTCAATCATCAGATTGCGACCGTGCTGAAGCCGCTCGACGATATCTCCCGCGCCGAAGACCTTCAGGGTCTGGCAAAGGGACTGGCGTTCCAGCTCGTTGAAAATCTTGGCGTACTGTTCCGCCGCGATGTCGCCGAAGAGGTGAAGTCGCTGGATCAGGACATGCGCGCCTCGATGCGCCGCTACGGTGTGCGTTTCGGTGCGTACCACGTTTTCCTGCCGGCGCTTCTCAAGCCCGCACCGGCAGAACTGGTGACGCTGCTCTGGGCCTTGAAGAATGACGGATTGGGCAAGCCTGGCTATGGCGACCTGATCCCTGTTCTGGCTGCGGGCCGTACGTCCGTTGTTACCGACCCGAGCTTCGAACGCATGTTCTACAAGCTTGCCGGCTTCCGTTTCCTCGGAAAGCGTGCGGTTCGTATCGACATTCTCGAGCGTCTGGCGGACCTCATCCGTCCGTTGCTGCAGTGGAAGCCAGGCCAGCAGTTGCGGCCGGAGGGTGCCTATGACGGTCGCCGTTTCACAACGACGACGGCCATGCTGTCCATTCTCGGTGCAACGCTCGACGATATGGAAGAGATCCTGAAGGGTCTTGGCTACCGTGCTGATCAGGTGACGGCGGAAGAAGCGCAGGCGTTCCTCGCAAGCCAGAGCGGTGAGCCTGCCAAGGCCGACGACGCTGGTGCAGTGGATGCAGCCGAGGCTGCCCACGACGACGCAGATCCGCAGGATGCATCCGAGGGTGAAGCTGTTGCCGAGGCACCGGCGGCAGAGGTTGCTGTTGCGGAAGCTCCCGCAGCCGATGCATCGGCTGGCGAAGTTGCCGAGCCGAAGCCTGTGTTGTTGTGGCGTCCAGGTGGCCGCAACGAAAACCAGCGTGGCGAGAATCGCCGCCCGGGTAATCGTGGCCAGGGTCGCGAGCAGGGTGGACGTGAGCAGGGCGAGCGTCGTGGCGAAGGCCGTCGCGACAACCGTGAGGCATCCAATGGTGGTGATGGCGAGCGTAAGCGCGATGGTGGTCGTCCTGATCGCGGCAACCGCAACGATCGTAATGATCGCGGCGAGCGTAAGGACAGGCCGGATCGCAACGATCGTGGTGGCAAGCCCCAGCAGGGCCAGCGCTTCGAGGCCAAGCCGCCCCGTAAGGAAAAGCCGCTTGATCCGGATTCACCCTTTGCAAAGCTCGCTGCTCTCAAGGAGCAGCTGAAGAAGTAA